In Clostridia bacterium, one DNA window encodes the following:
- a CDS encoding DUF1002 domain-containing protein — MKRVLALVLLIFIAVQSFAYAQQSDTIVTFGADIKESDKQQMLQLFGVQPDEVKTIEVTIDEARKQLEGIASREVIGTKAISCAYIEKKEEGYGLDIETHNVTHVTSDMYRNALVTAGVKDAKVVVAAPFNVSGTTALTGIMKGFEDITGEDIQLDNKKLAGEEILQTVELSKKIGPDKASELIKIVKEKVADKDVKDEQDIREIVKQVAKEIGVELSEQDIENIVQFIKKMISLIPDLRENLSSEEARNIFRVIADAIGNLFKWIASLF, encoded by the coding sequence ATGAAAAGGGTATTGGCATTGGTTTTGTTGATTTTTATTGCAGTGCAGTCATTTGCATACGCACAACAGTCGGATACAATAGTTACTTTTGGGGCCGACATAAAGGAAAGTGATAAGCAGCAGATGCTTCAATTATTTGGAGTTCAGCCTGATGAAGTGAAGACTATAGAAGTTACAATAGATGAAGCTAGGAAACAATTAGAAGGAATTGCATCTAGGGAAGTGATAGGTACTAAGGCCATCTCATGTGCATATATTGAGAAGAAGGAAGAAGGTTATGGGTTGGATATAGAGACCCATAATGTGACACATGTTACATCTGATATGTACAGAAATGCCTTGGTCACAGCAGGAGTAAAAGATGCAAAGGTGGTTGTTGCAGCGCCTTTTAATGTATCAGGTACAACTGCTTTAACCGGTATAATGAAAGGTTTTGAAGATATAACCGGTGAAGATATCCAATTGGATAATAAAAAGCTTGCAGGAGAAGAGATATTACAAACAGTAGAACTTTCAAAAAAGATAGGTCCTGATAAAGCCTCTGAACTCATTAAGATAGTTAAAGAGAAAGTGGCTGATAAGGACGTTAAAGACGAACAGGATATAAGAGAAATTGTTAAACAGGTTGCTAAAGAAATCGGCGTAGAATTGAGTGAGCAAGACATAGAAAACATTGTTCAATTTATCAAAAAGATGATTAGTTTAATTCCTGACCTTAGGGAAAATCTTTCGTCTGAAGAAGCAAGGAATATATTTAGGGTTATAGCTGATGCAATAGGCAACCTTTTCAAATGGATAGCATCTTTATTTTAA
- the ispF gene encoding 2-C-methyl-D-erythritol 2,4-cyclodiphosphate synthase, whose amino-acid sequence MRVGIGYDVHQLVKGEQLILGGVHIPYEKGLKGHSDGDVLLHALMDCLLGAAGEGDIGQKFPDRDPRFKDVSSLLLLREVYELIRQKGYRINNIDMVIIAQKPYINKYKQEILHNICGILDIDKQNINLKATTTENLGFEGRGEGIAAWAVCTVDV is encoded by the coding sequence TTGCGCGTAGGAATAGGATATGATGTGCATCAATTGGTTAAAGGTGAACAGCTGATTCTTGGGGGGGTACATATTCCTTACGAAAAAGGACTTAAAGGTCATTCGGATGGGGATGTTTTGCTGCATGCATTGATGGATTGCTTGTTAGGAGCGGCGGGAGAGGGAGATATTGGGCAAAAGTTTCCCGACCGGGATCCTAGGTTTAAAGATGTGAGCAGCCTTTTATTATTACGTGAAGTATATGAACTTATCAGGCAAAAAGGATATAGAATAAATAACATTGATATGGTAATAATTGCACAGAAGCCTTATATAAATAAATATAAACAGGAGATATTGCACAACATATGTGGTATATTGGATATAGACAAACAAAACATCAACTTAAAAGCCACTACAACAGAGAACCTTGGATTTGAGGGAAGGGGTGAGGGTATAGCAGCATGGGCTGTGTGTACTGTAGATGTATAA
- the ispD gene encoding 2-C-methyl-D-erythritol 4-phosphate cytidylyltransferase, translating into MGQLGDYNISAVIVAAGRGQRMNTPLRKQFINLEGMPVLARTIEVFQSCEYIDNIVLAINIEDINYCKYDIVNTYGFTKVRAVVEGGETRTDSVYNCLKALKRDTDYVVIHDGVRPLVTDKIILDTLVCAVEYGCAVTGMPVKDTIKVVDGDNVISNTPDRQKLWAVHTPQIFRYDIITDCYNKAYSSKIIGTDDAFLAETFGYPVKMVEGSYDNIKITTEEDIAYCESVIRTREGGRLARRNRI; encoded by the coding sequence ATGGGACAATTAGGTGACTATAATATTTCGGCTGTTATCGTAGCGGCAGGGAGAGGTCAGAGGATGAACACTCCTTTAAGAAAACAGTTTATTAATTTAGAGGGTATGCCGGTGCTTGCACGTACTATAGAAGTTTTTCAATCCTGTGAATATATAGACAATATAGTTCTTGCAATCAATATTGAAGATATAAATTATTGTAAATATGATATTGTTAATACATATGGATTTACAAAGGTAAGGGCTGTGGTAGAGGGTGGCGAAACCAGGACTGATTCTGTGTATAACTGCCTCAAAGCTCTAAAGCGGGATACTGACTATGTGGTGATACACGATGGGGTTAGACCCCTTGTAACAGATAAAATAATACTGGATACTTTGGTTTGTGCTGTAGAATATGGCTGCGCTGTAACTGGTATGCCTGTTAAAGATACAATAAAGGTTGTGGATGGAGACAATGTTATTTCAAATACTCCGGACAGGCAGAAGTTATGGGCTGTACATACGCCGCAAATTTTCAGGTATGATATAATAACAGACTGCTATAATAAGGCATATAGTTCAAAAATCATAGGCACTGATGATGCCTTTCTTGCAGAGACTTTTGGTTATCCCGTAAAGATGGTAGAAGGTAGTTATGACAATATAAAGATAACAACTGAAGAAGACATAGCTTATTGTGAAAGTGTGATCAGGACTAGGGAGGGTGGCCGGCTTGCGCGTAGGAATAGGATATGA